In the Opitutaceae bacterium genome, one interval contains:
- a CDS encoding YihY/virulence factor BrkB family protein — protein sequence MPSALDRLYQPLTGIPSRVRTLFKSEIWTAAALEDRSIRGRLFSVLRIVSLVWVGLVEHKLVSRAAALSYSSLLGIGPLIGIAVLFSGFALDRGNTDEVVRLINKGILFIAPQVGDFESYSDASALEGEGGLAPTNPHLTTMLENFIEGSKSATVGLVGGLILILIVIQLFSSIEDAFNTIWGVRRGRNWLLRIVLYWTVVTLGAVLAFASLTLLSASTFLSGLGNLPMGGAIQSFISSSGWLVSFTVLIILLTAFYRFIPSTRVNWLPAIIGAFVVVILLNLNNHLAFLYFRRVVLTQSLYGSVGILVVFMVGMFTFWLIVLSGGQITYAIQNASFQSSRAAWNALSFRTRELVSFLVLGLVCRRFHDCQSPYTASDLAALTRIPNQLLNESLSKLQDLGLVIAIPPAKDDSSLDHSFQPARPLESIRVADFRTGFADLGERPAGTEPQDLDPAVLAYWQRGRDAMIQSYGAATMADLIKEAGRRESAGQP from the coding sequence TCTCCCTTGTCTGGGTCGGACTGGTGGAGCACAAACTGGTAAGCCGGGCCGCCGCCCTGAGTTACAGTTCCTTGCTCGGAATCGGACCCCTGATCGGCATTGCGGTGCTCTTCTCAGGATTCGCTCTCGACCGGGGCAATACCGACGAGGTCGTCCGGCTGATCAACAAGGGGATCCTCTTCATCGCCCCGCAGGTGGGAGACTTCGAGTCCTATTCGGACGCCTCGGCCCTCGAAGGCGAAGGCGGCCTGGCCCCGACCAATCCGCATCTCACGACGATGCTCGAGAATTTCATCGAGGGCAGCAAGTCGGCCACGGTCGGGTTGGTCGGTGGCCTCATTCTGATCCTCATCGTCATCCAGCTCTTTTCTTCGATCGAGGATGCCTTCAATACCATATGGGGCGTTCGCCGCGGCCGCAACTGGCTCCTGCGCATCGTTCTCTACTGGACGGTGGTGACCCTCGGCGCCGTTCTCGCCTTCGCCAGCCTGACCCTCCTCTCGGCTTCGACTTTCCTTTCAGGACTCGGAAACCTGCCGATGGGAGGCGCCATCCAGTCTTTCATCTCCAGCTCGGGCTGGCTGGTTTCGTTCACGGTCCTCATCATCCTCCTGACCGCATTCTACCGCTTCATCCCGAGCACCCGGGTCAACTGGCTGCCCGCCATCATCGGGGCGTTCGTCGTGGTTATCCTTCTCAATCTCAACAATCACCTCGCCTTCCTTTACTTTCGCCGGGTGGTCCTGACCCAGAGCCTCTATGGATCGGTCGGCATCCTGGTCGTCTTCATGGTCGGGATGTTCACCTTCTGGCTGATCGTCCTGAGCGGCGGCCAGATCACCTATGCGATTCAGAACGCCAGCTTCCAGAGCAGTCGGGCCGCCTGGAACGCGCTCAGTTTCCGCACCCGGGAATTGGTTTCTTTCCTTGTCCTCGGGCTGGTCTGTCGGCGTTTCCACGACTGTCAGTCGCCCTACACCGCATCCGATCTGGCCGCCCTGACCCGGATCCCCAATCAGCTTCTCAATGAAAGCCTGAGCAAACTCCAGGACCTCGGACTCGTCATCGCCATCCCACCCGCCAAGGATGATTCCTCCCTGGATCACAGCTTCCAGCCCGCCCGTCCTCTGGAAAGTATCCGGGTGGCGGATTTCCGGACCGGGTTTGCCGATCTCGGGGAAAGACCCGCCGGGACCGAACCGCAGGACCTGGATCCAGCCGTGCTCGCTTACTGGCAACGCGGAAGAGACGCCATGATCCAGAGCTATGGCGCCGCCACCATGGCCGACCTCATCAAGGAGGCCGGTCGACGGGAATCCGCGGGCCAACCCTGA
- a CDS encoding peptidyl-prolyl cis-trans isomerase, producing the protein MISWLQTRFQKHYQVLFLVLLAVVIVSFVFTIGASPGIGNAERSGARREIFGLPFTTEQDQRDFSEVAQISAYLQTGRPSLGDNQLQDYAFQRAAALSIASSLHLPMPTEAQLADYIQNLPAFAGSNGEYDPTRYANFLDGIKRNPQMSESIIAYVLRDDFRANLVNELVGGPGYVLEAEIKSQQERLQSVWSIAEATLALSDFQPVIEPTDEELETFFQENTFRYEIPERAEVDYLTFASSRLIDSIELKDADVVSYFEANKTRFQPPPPPADPATGEAAEAPAEVQLADVRDQVESEMKLNAARNSAVRIASDFAYALFENGIKPGSEQLNRMIRDADLPLQSAPPFARSETPAGLSWTPQIASEAFKLTPDHWFSDPLTTGNDVILIFYRDRLAPYTPEFESVRAAVTADYLAERKRELFVEKGQELTAGLRAALASGQSFAEAAEAAGLETREWDGFTLRNPPEGIDYNLLSRLDPIPTGGVSDMVVARDKGSILHVISKSLPADGAVEEDTEQMREQIAGLNANVSRSLVYSDMIRDELIRSGLATEP; encoded by the coding sequence ATGATCTCCTGGCTGCAGACGCGCTTCCAGAAACACTATCAGGTTCTTTTCCTGGTACTCCTCGCCGTTGTCATTGTCTCCTTCGTCTTCACGATCGGAGCATCGCCCGGAATCGGGAACGCCGAGCGTTCCGGTGCCCGTCGGGAAATCTTCGGCCTCCCCTTCACCACTGAACAGGATCAGCGCGACTTCTCCGAGGTTGCCCAGATCAGCGCCTACCTCCAGACGGGGCGTCCTTCCCTCGGTGACAACCAGCTGCAGGACTACGCGTTCCAGCGGGCCGCTGCCCTCTCCATCGCCTCGAGTCTCCACCTTCCCATGCCGACCGAGGCTCAACTGGCGGATTATATACAGAACCTGCCCGCCTTCGCCGGCAGCAACGGAGAATACGATCCGACGCGGTATGCCAATTTCCTGGACGGGATCAAAAGAAATCCCCAGATGTCCGAATCGATCATCGCGTATGTCCTGAGGGATGATTTCCGCGCCAATCTGGTCAATGAGCTGGTCGGCGGTCCGGGTTACGTCCTCGAAGCGGAAATCAAGAGTCAGCAGGAGCGGTTGCAGTCCGTCTGGTCAATCGCCGAGGCAACCCTCGCGCTCTCGGATTTTCAGCCGGTCATCGAGCCGACCGACGAGGAGCTCGAAACCTTTTTTCAGGAGAACACCTTCCGATACGAAATCCCCGAGCGCGCGGAGGTCGACTACCTGACCTTTGCTTCGTCCCGGCTCATCGACTCGATCGAACTGAAGGATGCCGACGTCGTCTCCTACTTTGAGGCCAACAAGACCCGTTTCCAGCCACCCCCGCCCCCAGCCGATCCGGCGACCGGGGAAGCGGCCGAGGCGCCGGCGGAAGTGCAGCTCGCCGATGTGAGGGATCAGGTGGAGTCCGAGATGAAACTGAATGCGGCCCGCAATTCCGCTGTGCGGATCGCGTCGGATTTCGCCTATGCGCTCTTCGAGAATGGGATCAAACCCGGCTCGGAGCAGCTGAACCGGATGATCCGCGATGCCGATCTGCCGCTGCAGTCCGCCCCGCCTTTTGCCCGCAGTGAAACCCCGGCCGGTCTCTCCTGGACACCCCAGATCGCGTCAGAAGCGTTCAAATTGACCCCGGACCACTGGTTTTCGGATCCCCTGACCACCGGCAATGATGTCATCCTCATTTTCTACCGGGATCGATTGGCCCCTTATACGCCCGAATTCGAGTCTGTGCGCGCGGCCGTGACCGCCGACTACCTGGCCGAGCGCAAACGTGAACTCTTCGTCGAAAAGGGGCAGGAACTCACCGCGGGGTTGCGCGCCGCTCTGGCCTCCGGCCAGTCCTTCGCCGAAGCGGCCGAAGCGGCCGGTCTGGAAACCAGGGAGTGGGATGGGTTCACCCTGCGAAACCCGCCCGAGGGCATCGACTACAACCTCCTCTCCCGACTCGACCCGATCCCGACCGGCGGGGTTTCCGACATGGTGGTGGCCCGCGACAAGGGCTCTATCCTGCATGTCATCTCGAAGTCCCTGCCGGCCGACGGTGCAGTTGAAGAAGACACCGAGCAAATGCGTGAACAGATCGCCGGGCTCAACGCCAATGTCAGCCGGAGCCTTGTCTACTCGGACATGATCCGGGACGAGCTGATCCGCTCGGGGCTCGCCACCGAGCCCTGA
- a CDS encoding zinc ribbon domain-containing protein, which translates to MPLQRYRPLKPPCRICGQGFEIVGSTGDPPLTECPTCGQLVIPAGPQAVSSPQLTRPVGPAEARTAGFKVFRKTSDGSLERL; encoded by the coding sequence ATGCCCCTCCAACGTTATCGCCCTCTCAAGCCCCCCTGCCGCATCTGCGGCCAGGGATTCGAGATCGTTGGATCCACCGGTGACCCTCCCCTGACTGAATGCCCGACCTGCGGTCAACTGGTCATTCCGGCAGGTCCTCAAGCCGTTTCATCTCCCCAGCTGACCCGTCCCGTCGGCCCCGCAGAGGCCAGGACGGCCGGATTCAAGGTCTTCCGAAAGACATCGGACGGGAGTCTTGAGCGCCTGTAG
- a CDS encoding TolC family protein: protein MVSGKLNSPLARVIQGTLLLHLISPVLPAQENTPVPPRLRIEDCIEKALQHNLALQAERIDPELAREQTQIARGEFDPALNAMANTRTVQQSSSRSDLDGSDGPRNESIDARIGVSKKVDTGATVSVSTNMGRVLTNSEFSTLNPAYDADVSLTLRQPLLNGFGTDVNRAARNRSLVGVDRADFVLQSRVLDIVQQTEAAFYNLAFQRATLRVRQSARDVAEKFLEENRFRRSSGMATNLDVTQAEVGLADQNALVLDSEQGVNDAEDLLRTLIGDLPFDTPIEELEVDLSTGEIPSVAAAYGTALKFQPEYHSAVSFSEQLKYDVILARSGSKPNLDLGGAVGFTGLDDSYRNAYEGVPTGDGYHWQIDLTLNVPWGRREGRARLRQTELILQREELRIQDLERTMMMDIRKAVRAAETGVERVNIAQLRSRLSREEYELEKAKFEAGLSTSRLVLDAQQRADQARVSEFMAFVELKNAWSELQRVQGISLSTYGIAMLPPPAESGSKSEETSNSPAS from the coding sequence ATGGTTTCTGGAAAACTCAATTCCCCTCTCGCCCGTGTCATTCAGGGCACCTTGCTGCTGCATCTCATCTCCCCGGTCCTGCCCGCCCAGGAGAACACTCCGGTTCCGCCCAGACTGCGGATCGAGGACTGCATCGAAAAGGCCCTCCAGCACAACCTTGCCCTGCAGGCCGAACGCATCGATCCGGAACTGGCCAGGGAGCAGACCCAGATCGCCCGAGGCGAGTTCGATCCCGCCCTTAATGCCATGGCCAATACCCGCACCGTCCAGCAGAGTTCCTCAAGAAGCGATCTCGACGGCTCCGACGGTCCCCGCAATGAAAGCATCGATGCCCGCATCGGCGTCAGCAAGAAGGTGGACACCGGCGCCACCGTCTCGGTCAGCACCAATATGGGTCGGGTCCTCACCAATTCCGAATTCTCGACCCTGAACCCGGCCTACGACGCCGATGTCTCGCTTACCCTCCGTCAACCGCTCCTCAACGGATTCGGAACTGATGTCAACCGGGCCGCCCGCAACCGAAGCCTGGTCGGGGTTGACCGGGCCGATTTTGTCCTTCAGTCGCGGGTCCTCGACATTGTGCAGCAGACCGAGGCCGCGTTCTATAATCTGGCTTTCCAACGGGCCACCCTCCGGGTGCGCCAGAGCGCCCGCGACGTAGCCGAAAAGTTCCTCGAAGAAAACCGCTTCCGGCGCTCCAGCGGAATGGCCACCAATCTGGATGTGACCCAGGCCGAGGTTGGATTGGCCGACCAGAACGCCCTCGTTCTTGACAGTGAGCAGGGCGTCAATGACGCCGAGGACCTTCTGCGCACCCTGATCGGCGATCTCCCCTTTGACACCCCGATCGAAGAACTGGAGGTTGATCTCTCCACCGGGGAGATCCCGTCCGTGGCGGCGGCCTACGGCACCGCCCTGAAGTTCCAGCCTGAATACCACTCGGCCGTCTCATTTTCGGAGCAGCTCAAGTACGATGTCATTCTCGCCCGCAGTGGCAGCAAACCCAACCTGGACCTCGGCGGAGCGGTCGGCTTCACCGGACTCGACGACTCCTACCGCAATGCCTACGAGGGCGTTCCGACCGGGGACGGCTACCATTGGCAGATTGACCTGACTCTCAACGTGCCCTGGGGCCGACGGGAAGGCCGGGCCCGGCTTCGGCAGACCGAGCTCATCCTTCAACGGGAGGAATTGCGTATCCAGGATCTGGAGAGAACGATGATGATGGATATCCGCAAGGCGGTCCGTGCCGCTGAGACCGGGGTGGAGCGGGTCAATATCGCCCAATTGCGCAGCCGACTCAGCCGGGAGGAATACGAATTGGAAAAGGCGAAATTCGAAGCCGGTCTGAGCACAAGCCGTCTCGTTCTCGATGCCCAGCAACGCGCCGATCAGGCCCGGGTCAGCGAGTTCATGGCCTTTGTTGAGCTGAAGAACGCCTGGTCGGAACTCCAGCGCGTCCAGGGTATCTCCCTCTCCACCTACGGGATCGCCATGCTGCCACCGCCGGCCGAGTCCGGTTCGAAGAGCGAGGAGACATCAAACTCCCCCGCCTCCTGA
- the miaA gene encoding tRNA (adenosine(37)-N6)-dimethylallyltransferase MiaA, whose amino-acid sequence MDIDQARDDAPVIHVLTGATAVGKTELSLAWAEAHQAEIVSCDPLLFYRGMDIGTAKPTLRERSRVPHHLIDIAEVDQPLDIRSFVERAEAVVEDILGRGKPVLVCGATGFYLQAFYRPVVDAVEVPDEIRAEVGRRLQRDGLPSLVRELQALNPAGLGGLDLKNPRRVTRALERCLVSGRDLLSLRSAMKARSNSLIRARKRTVRLVRDRDALDRRIRKRISAMLEAGLVGEVEGLLKRGLAKNPSGVRAVGYRETIAWLAHPGPLDDLAEAIAGSTRRLVRKQLSWYRTQLAPHRVVELQEAGEFDVSSLFEPDSAGGGSMAIP is encoded by the coding sequence ATGGATATCGATCAGGCCCGGGACGACGCCCCGGTCATTCATGTGCTCACCGGAGCCACGGCGGTCGGCAAAACGGAGTTGTCCCTGGCCTGGGCGGAAGCTCACCAGGCCGAGATCGTCTCCTGCGATCCGCTTCTCTTCTACCGGGGAATGGATATCGGGACGGCGAAGCCGACTCTCCGGGAGCGATCCCGGGTTCCTCATCACCTGATCGATATTGCCGAGGTCGATCAGCCGTTGGATATCCGGTCCTTCGTTGAGCGGGCCGAGGCGGTGGTTGAAGATATTCTCGGTCGGGGGAAACCGGTCCTGGTCTGCGGGGCGACCGGCTTCTACCTGCAGGCTTTTTATCGGCCGGTCGTCGATGCGGTCGAGGTTCCGGACGAAATCCGCGCCGAGGTTGGTCGGCGCTTGCAGCGGGATGGGCTTCCATCCCTCGTCCGTGAGTTGCAGGCTCTCAATCCCGCGGGTCTGGGCGGCCTGGACCTGAAGAACCCGCGGAGGGTGACACGCGCCCTGGAGCGATGCCTGGTTTCGGGGCGGGACCTGCTCAGCCTGCGTTCGGCGATGAAGGCTCGGAGCAATTCACTCATCCGGGCCCGGAAGCGGACCGTTCGCCTGGTCCGCGATCGCGATGCGCTTGACCGGCGGATCCGGAAGCGGATCTCCGCGATGCTCGAGGCGGGGCTGGTCGGCGAAGTGGAGGGGCTCCTGAAGCGCGGACTGGCGAAGAACCCGAGCGGGGTCCGTGCGGTCGGTTATCGTGAAACGATTGCCTGGCTGGCGCATCCCGGACCGCTCGACGACCTGGCCGAGGCAATTGCCGGAAGCACCCGCCGGCTCGTTCGCAAGCAACTTTCCTGGTACCGGACCCAGCTGGCCCCGCACCGGGTGGTCGAGCTTCAGGAGGCGGGGGAGTTTGATGTCTCCTCGCTCTTCGAACCGGACTCGGCCGGCGGTGGCAGCATGGCGATCCCGTAG
- a CDS encoding UDP-2,3-diacylglucosamine diphosphatase: protein MKKKDRYRTIILSDVHLGTPNCKVREVIHFLKRTRSDRLILNGDIIDCWQLKKGSQWTNDHTRFVRLILKKMERRDTEIIYLRGNHDDVLARFLPLSVGTFQLAEDYVLESTNGRYLVLHGDVFDSVIKNVVFLAHLGDLGYQFLMSINRIYNHYRTWRGKDYFSLSKAIKAKVKSAVSFISRFEEKIAALARSRDCRGVIVGHIHTPDDKMIDGIHYLNSGDWVESLTAIGETHEGEFELIEFGRFLERQPMIEQEEEPPEPPLPIADAIRL from the coding sequence ATGAAGAAAAAGGACCGCTACCGCACCATCATCCTGTCCGACGTTCACCTCGGCACGCCCAACTGCAAGGTCCGGGAGGTGATCCATTTTCTGAAACGCACCCGCTCCGACAGGCTTATCCTGAATGGCGATATCATCGATTGCTGGCAGCTCAAGAAGGGCAGTCAATGGACGAACGATCACACCCGTTTTGTCCGTCTGATCCTGAAGAAGATGGAGAGGCGGGACACGGAGATCATCTACCTGCGGGGCAACCATGACGATGTCCTGGCCCGCTTCCTTCCCCTCTCGGTCGGGACCTTCCAGCTGGCGGAGGATTATGTCCTGGAGAGCACCAACGGCCGCTATCTCGTGCTCCACGGCGATGTCTTCGATTCAGTCATCAAGAACGTGGTCTTCCTCGCGCACCTCGGCGACCTCGGCTACCAGTTCCTCATGTCCATCAACCGGATCTACAACCATTACCGGACCTGGCGGGGCAAGGATTACTTTTCCCTGAGCAAGGCGATCAAGGCCAAGGTCAAAAGCGCGGTTTCCTTCATCTCCCGTTTCGAGGAGAAAATCGCCGCTCTCGCCCGTTCCCGGGACTGCCGGGGGGTCATAGTCGGGCACATCCACACTCCGGACGACAAGATGATCGATGGTATCCACTACCTGAATTCCGGTGACTGGGTGGAGTCGCTTACGGCAATCGGCGAAACCCACGAGGGCGAATTCGAACTGATCGAATTCGGCCGCTTTCTGGAGCGCCAACCCATGATCGAACAGGAGGAGGAACCACCGGAGCCGCCCCTGCCCATCGCCGACGCGATTCGACTCTGA
- the trpA gene encoding tryptophan synthase subunit alpha: MDRIRNAFENARAAKRACFIAYLCAGDPDYATSIEACRRLIDAGIDLLELGVPFSDPLADGVTNQLAAQRALESGMTPDRVLELVRAIRTFSEVPIICYTYFNLVFANGLDSSIRRMREAGVDGILTLDLPPEEAGDYLKACRTVDLKTIFIVAPTTPEARLERIAAAASGFIYTVSRAGVTGVRKDLADNIGPMVTGIRRHTDLPVVVGFGISSPDQVQAIARLSDGVVVGSALVSCFQDPVQSPEASLDLLERTARDLLTGLDPRD; this comes from the coding sequence ATGGACCGGATTCGGAATGCCTTTGAAAACGCCCGGGCGGCGAAGCGTGCCTGCTTCATCGCCTATCTCTGCGCGGGAGATCCCGACTATGCGACCTCGATCGAAGCCTGCCGACGATTGATCGACGCCGGCATCGACCTGCTCGAGCTGGGGGTTCCCTTCTCGGATCCGTTGGCGGACGGGGTGACCAATCAGCTGGCCGCCCAGCGGGCTTTGGAGAGCGGGATGACCCCTGACCGGGTGCTTGAGCTGGTGCGGGCCATCCGGACCTTCAGCGAAGTCCCCATCATCTGCTACACCTATTTCAATCTGGTCTTTGCCAATGGCCTGGATTCGAGTATCCGGCGGATGCGCGAGGCCGGAGTGGATGGTATCCTTACTCTCGACCTTCCGCCTGAGGAAGCCGGGGATTACCTGAAGGCCTGTCGGACGGTCGACCTCAAGACGATCTTCATCGTGGCGCCGACCACGCCCGAGGCGCGCCTTGAGCGGATTGCGGCGGCCGCCAGCGGTTTCATCTACACGGTTTCACGGGCCGGCGTCACCGGGGTGAGGAAGGACCTTGCCGACAATATCGGCCCGATGGTGACGGGCATCCGCCGGCACACCGATCTGCCCGTTGTGGTCGGCTTTGGCATTTCCAGTCCGGACCAGGTGCAGGCCATCGCCCGCCTTTCGGACGGGGTCGTGGTGGGAAGTGCCCTCGTCTCCTGCTTTCAGGACCCGGTCCAAAGTCCGGAGGCCTCCCTTGATCTGCTCGAGCGGACTGCCCGGGATCTGCTGACCGGTCTCGATCCCCGGGATTAG
- the rnc gene encoding ribonuclease III translates to MEHPIEKLEAFEVRIGHRFENRDLLIESLTHPSLNARPTVQSRDYQRLEFLGDAVIQYVVTREIFAAFPEMDEGTLTRNRSALTRGAFLAVLAREIGLPDLLLMSEAEHAMEGHRRSSALEDGLEALVGAIHQDAGLETAASVVLAWYGPLEGRLAPLQDQHNPKGRLQEKVQPEYGNHALVYEVIGEAGDPHRREFEVKVSLNGVCIGRGSGTSKKSAEERAARAALKHLQSGQLP, encoded by the coding sequence ATGGAACACCCGATCGAGAAACTGGAGGCTTTTGAAGTGAGGATCGGTCATCGATTTGAAAATCGCGACCTGCTGATCGAAAGCCTGACCCACCCTTCACTGAACGCCCGTCCGACAGTCCAATCGCGCGATTATCAGCGTCTCGAATTCCTCGGAGACGCCGTTATTCAGTATGTGGTGACCCGGGAAATTTTCGCCGCCTTCCCTGAAATGGATGAAGGGACCCTGACCCGCAACCGATCCGCCCTGACCCGCGGGGCGTTCCTCGCAGTTCTCGCCAGGGAGATCGGACTGCCGGACCTCCTGCTCATGAGCGAGGCCGAGCACGCCATGGAAGGCCATCGGCGCAGTTCCGCACTCGAGGATGGATTGGAAGCACTTGTCGGCGCCATCCATCAGGACGCCGGCCTCGAGACAGCCGCCTCTGTCGTTCTCGCCTGGTATGGACCTCTCGAGGGACGTCTGGCCCCCCTGCAGGATCAGCACAATCCCAAGGGCCGGCTCCAGGAAAAGGTCCAGCCCGAATACGGCAACCACGCGCTGGTCTACGAGGTCATCGGAGAAGCGGGTGATCCCCATCGCCGGGAATTCGAGGTCAAGGTCAGCCTGAACGGGGTATGCATCGGTCGCGGCAGCGGCACGTCCAAAAAGTCGGCGGAGGAGCGGGCCGCCCGGGCGGCCCTCAAGCACCTGCAATCCGGGCAACTCCCGTGA